The following nucleotide sequence is from Allocatelliglobosispora scoriae.
GGTCCACGCTGCCTGCCACCGAGTAGACCTCGCTGACGCCCGGCAGATCCGCCAGGGCCATGGCCACCTCGGGAATCGTGTCGGTGGCGCAATCGATGAGGACGATCGCAGTGATCATTTCTGCCTCCGGGCTGAACGGTCGATCACTGCATCGTAGGGCGTCGGGATTCGCGCTGCCCGGCACACCGTCCACCCCGCCTACTTCCCGCTCGACCTATCGCTCCGGCTTATCGCTCTGCTTACACCGGCGCACCACCACCGCAGCGCCGCACCACCACCGCAGCGCCGCCGCCGCCGCACCACCGCCGCAGCGCCGCCGCACCGCCGCGTGGGGTGAAGGCGAGCGCGGTGATCGCGTTGTTTCCAGGAAACTGGCCCCTCCGACCACGCCGGAAGGGACTATTTCCTGGAAACAATGCGATCACCGCGCCTCGGCCTCCCTCCCGGGCATCGCTTCGGCCCTCAGCCGCCCTGCACAGCAACGCGGCACAGGCGGGGCACCCTCCAAGATCGCGCTGTTTCCCGGAACTTGCCCATCCGACCTCGCGGGAAGGGGCTGTTTCCCGGAAACAACGCGATCACCGCACGGCACGGCGGCACATCAGCACAGCGGTGATGCGCCGGTGTAAGCAGAGCGATAAGCCCGAGCGGGAAGCCCGAGCGGGAAGCCCGAGCGATAAGCCCGAGCGCGAAAGCATCCCCCGCAAACGGACCGTGGGCCCGCATCCGCCGAACGGCGAGTGCGGGCCCACGATATGGAGCAGGAACCTCAGTGCGAGGAGCCGATCTTCTCGCGGTCGGGTGCCGGGGGCACCTGCGGCGGGGTCGGCGGCGCCGGCTTCTCGACGGGGAAGAAGAAGCCCTTGATGGCGGGGCCGAGCGCGCCCAGCCGGTTCATCTTCTTCGGGACCGTCCAGCCGACGTAGTCCAACGTACCGTGACCGTGGTCGTCGCCCTCGGCGAGCGGCTGGTGCACCTCGACGAACTGCCCGCTCGGCAGCCGCTTGATGATGCCGGTCTCGACGCCGTGCGCCAGCACCTCGCGGTCGTGCTGCTGCAGACCGAGGCAGATGCGGCGGGTGACGTAGTAGGCGATCGGCGGAACCAGCAGGATCGCGATCCGACCGGCCCACGTCATCACATTGAGGCTGATGTTGAACTTGTCGGCGATGATGTCGTTACCGCCGGAGAGCACCAGCACCAGGTAGAACGAGACGGCCATGGCGCCGAGCGCCGTCCGGTCCGGCACGTCGCGGGGACGCTGGAGCAGGTGGTGCATCTTCTTGTCCTTGTTCCAGCGCGCTTCCAGGAACGGATAGGCCATCGGCAGCATCGTCAGGATGCCGGGCAGCACCACCGTCGGCCAGAACATCGCCGGGATCATGTACTCGTGGCCGAACAGCGCGAACCGTATCTCCCACGGGGGCATGAGCCGCGTCGAGCCGTCGAGGAACATGACGTACCAGTCGGGCTGGCTGCCTGCGGAGACGACGGCCGCCTCATAGGGTCCGAAGAGCCAGATCGGGTTGATCTGGAACAGGCCGCCCATGAACGCGATGACCGCGAAGACGAGCATGAAGAACCCGCCCTGCTTGATCGCGTAACGGGGGAACATCCGCTCGCCGACCACGTTGCTGTTGGTCCGGCCCGGGCCCGGCCACTGCGTGTGCTTCTGCACGAAGACCAGGCCGACGTGCGTGGCGATCAGCGCGAGCAGGATGCCCGGCAGGATCAGTACGTGCACGATGTAGAGCCGGTCCAGAATGATGGTGCCCGGGAACTCGCCACCGAAGAGCGACGAGGTGACCCAGGTGCCGATCACCGGGATGGCGAGCATGATGCCGCTGGCGATCCGCAGGCCCGTGCCCGACAGCGCGTCGTCCGGCAGGGAGTATCCGGCGAAGCCCTCGGTGAAGCCCAGCCAGAACAGCGAGACGCCGATGATCCAGTTGATCTCACGCGGCTTGCGGAACGCGCCGGTGAAGAAGATCCGGAACATGTGCACCACGATCGCGGCCATGAACAGCAGCGCCGCCCAGTGGTGCATCTGCCGCATGATCAGACCACCGCGTACCTCGAAGGAGAGGTTGAGCGAGGTCTCGTAGGCACGCGACATCTCCGCGCCCTTGAGCGGGGCGTAGGCGCCGTCGTAGACGACCTCCTTCATCGACGGGTCGAAGAAGAGGGTCAGGAACGTGCCGGTCAGCAGCAGGACGATGAACGAGAAGAGCGCGATCTCGCCGAGCAGGAAGGACCAGTGGTCCGGGAAGACCTTGTTGAGGAGGCCCCGAATCGGTCCGGCGGCCTTGAACCTCTGGTCCACCTGGTCGGCGGTTGCCGCAGGCAGCGCCTTGAGGTCGAGTTTGCGACGCTTCATTGGTTGGGCCTCTCCCAGTATCCCGGGCCGACAGAGACGGCGAAGTCGCGCTTCGCCACGAGGAAGCCCTCTTCATCCACCGTGACCGGCAGCATCGGAAGCCGTCGCGTCGCCGGGCCGAAGACCGGGCGGGCGTTCTCGGTGATGAGGAACTGCGACTGGTGGCAGGGGCAGAGCAGCTTGTTGGTCTGCTGCTCGTAGAGACTGGCCGGGCAGCCCGCGTGGGTGCAGATCTTCGAGTAGACGACGATGTTCTCCCACATGCCGCCGCTGTTCGGATCGTCCGCGGACGCCAACGCGTTGGCGGAGTAGTCGGCGAGGTGGCCGCGCAGCTCCGCGGCGTCGTCCTCACGCAGGTGGATGACGAGCACCGGGGAGTCGGCGAACTGGTTCGACGTGCCGTGCGGGATGCCCGGGAACGCCGTGATCTGACCGCCGATGCTGACGTCCTCCGGCCGGATCGGCGTGTAGTCCTCACGGACCAGCCGGACCAGGTTGCCGTCGTTGTATTTCGGGTTGAACCCGGTCGACGTGTAGGGGTCGAGACCGTGCTCGTTCTTCTTGTGCGGGTCCTTGATGAGCATGCCGAGCGGGACGGCGAGCGCAGCCGCGCCCAGGCCCGCGCCGGTGACCGCGAGCGCGCCCTTGATCAGCGGACGGCGCTGGATGCCCAGCTCGTTGCCGATGAAGCCGAGCGTGCCGACCGCGATGGTGCGGTCCTCGTCGCTCGACGGGCCGTCGTGCCGCTGCTGGATCGCGATCTCGTGCGGCAGCAGCTTCTTGCCGTAGGTCAGCACGCCCAGGCCGACGCCGGTGAGGGCGAGGCCGAGCAGCGCGCCGAGCGCCGGGGTGTAGTAGTTGTAGTCGCTGGCACCCAGCGGGTATTCGTCCGGGTTCCACGGACCCCAGATGTAGACCGCGACGAAGCCCAGCGCGGCGAGGCCGGCGAGCAGGAACAGGAACGCCACGACGCGTTCGAGCCGCCGCTCGGCCTTCGTGCCGGGCACCGGGAACTGCGGCTCGTAGTGGACGATCTCGATGTCGTCGCGCCGCAGGCCCTCGGTGAGGATCTGCTCGTTGGTGAGCTTCGGGTCGCTCAGGTCCACGCCGCTCGGGGTGGTCTCCTCCGCGCTCATGACTTCCCCGCAATCCAGAGGGTGGCGAAGACCAGTGCCACGATGCCGACCAGGAAGATCGCGAGACCCTCGGTGACCGGACCGAAGCGGCCCAGTCCCCAGCCGCCGGGGTTGTGGTCGGCGTTGAGGTCCTGCACGTACGCGATGATCTGCATCTTCTGCTCGGGCGTGAGCTGGTTGTCGCCGAAGACGGGCATGTTCTGCGGGCCGCTGAGCATGGCAGCGTAGATCTGCCGGTCGGTCGACTCCGCGAGGCTCGGCGCGAACTTGCCGGACGAGAGCGCCCCGCCGCCGGCCGAGAAGGCGTGGCAGGAGGAGCAGTTGATCCGGAAGAGCTCGCCGCCCTTGGCGATGCCCTGGCCGTTGGCGCTCGCGGCACCCTGCGCGGCGAAGTCGTTGCCGGCCGGCACCTGCGGGCCGCCGCCGAGCTCCTGGATGTACTGCGCCAGCGCGTTGGAGTTGTCGACCAGCTCCTGGCCCTCCCACATGGGCTGCTTGCGCTCCATCTGGGCCTCCTGGCGAGCCGCGGGCATGCGGCCGGAGGTGACCTGGAACTCGACCGCGGCTGCGCCGACGCCGATCAGGCTCGGTCCCTTGTCGGTGACGCCCTGCGCGTTACGGCCGTGGCAGGAGATGCAGCTCTGGTCGTAGATCGCCTTGCCGTCCTGCGCCGTGGCCGACAGCGGCACGTCCTGCGCCTGTGAGGCCGGTGCGATGGCGATGTAGAGGCCGCCCGCCAGGGTCAGCGCCGCCGTCAGCCGCAGCGCCGAGCCCAACCGGCGAGCGAGCCGACCGCGTCGGCGCGGCGCACCGTTGGATGCCCGTCGCAGCCGGGCCAGCAGGCCCCTGCCGCCGGGGGTGTCAGTTGTCATGGCCATACCTTCGAGGTCTGGGTCCGCTGTAACCGGTCGGCGTCTCAACTGAGGCCCGCCATCCGCTCCAGAAGATAGATCATGAAGAAGAGTGCGATCCAGACCACATCGACGAAGTGCCAGTAGTAGGACACCACGATCGCCGAGGTCGCCTGAGCCGGGGTGAACCGGCCCATGGTGGTCCGGACCATGTAGATGAGGAAGGCGATCAGGCCACCGGTCACGTGCAGACCGTGGAAGCCGGTCGTCAGGTAGAACATCGACCCGTAGCCGTCGCCATTGATCTTGATGCCTTCCGTCACCAGGTGCCGGTACTCGTTCGCCTGGCCGAGCACGAAGATCAGGCCCATCACGAACGTCAGCGTGAACCATCGCCGCAGGCCGTGCACGTCACCCTTCTCGGCCGCGAAGACACCCATCTGGCAGGTGATCGACGAGAGCACGAGGATGACCGTGAACGTCAGTGCGTAAGGGATGTCAAGCACCGGATAGTGCTTCTCCCACTGCGAATAGTCCGCCGCGCGGATGGAGAAGTACATCGCGAACAGAGCCGCGAAGAACATCAGTTCACTGGAGAGCCAGACGATCGTCCCGACGCTGACCATGTTGGGCCTGGTCAGAGAATGGATGCTGCTCTTTGCGATGGCTGGGGCCGCTGTCACGCGGTCATTATTATCCTTGAGCAGCATCGAACCGCGTCCGGGTCGCCGTTCGGACCGCGTGTCGCGGTCAGATCACTCAGAGCAACCTTCGCCGGTACGCCTGCCGAAGCCCCGGAAATGCACGTGGAATACCCTGCCGGAGTGCCCCAGATCGTAGAGATCACCGCGTTGACCTCGGCGGGAATGCCCGAGCCCTTCACCGTGGCGAGCATCCTGACCCAGACCAGAGTGGACGGATGGCTCGCCGCCGGGCTGCTGATCGTCGCAGCGTGTTACCTCTACGGCGTGCACCGGCTGCGGCTGCGCGGCGACTCGTGGCCGATCGCCCGGACGATCTTCTTCCTCGGACCCGGCCTCGGCTCCATCGCGCTGGTGACCCTGAGCGGCATCGGCGCCTACGACACGACCATGGTCTCGGTGCACATGGTGCAGCACATGGTGCTCGGCATGGTCGCTCCGATCTTCCTGGCCCTGGGCGCGCCGGTGACCCTCGCCCTGCGCACGCTGCCGGTCCGGCCACGGCGGGTGCTGCTGGCCGGCGTACACAGCAGGGTTGCCAAGGTTATCGCTTTTCCCCTGGTCGCGTTCGGCATCTTCGTCGCGAACCCGTTCGTGCTCTACTTCACCGGTCTCTATGAGGTGACGTTGCGCACTCCCTGGCTGCACGAGGCGATGCACGCGCACTTCATCGCGACGGGATGTCTCTTCTTCTGGCCGCTGCTCGGGCTCGACCCGCTGCCCGGTCGCTGGCCGCACCCGGGCCGAGCGCTGTTGATGCTGCTCTCGGTGCCTTTCCACACGATCCTCGGCCTCACGATCATGCAGCAGACGGTGCTGCTCGGCGGGGACTACTACCCCTCGCTCGGGCTGTCCTGGCTCGACCCGGCCGCCGACCAGCAGCTCGCCGGGGGCATCCTCTGGGCCGGTG
It contains:
- the qcrB gene encoding cytochrome bc1 complex cytochrome b subunit, whose amino-acid sequence is MKRRKLDLKALPAATADQVDQRFKAAGPIRGLLNKVFPDHWSFLLGEIALFSFIVLLLTGTFLTLFFDPSMKEVVYDGAYAPLKGAEMSRAYETSLNLSFEVRGGLIMRQMHHWAALLFMAAIVVHMFRIFFTGAFRKPREINWIIGVSLFWLGFTEGFAGYSLPDDALSGTGLRIASGIMLAIPVIGTWVTSSLFGGEFPGTIILDRLYIVHVLILPGILLALIATHVGLVFVQKHTQWPGPGRTNSNVVGERMFPRYAIKQGGFFMLVFAVIAFMGGLFQINPIWLFGPYEAAVVSAGSQPDWYVMFLDGSTRLMPPWEIRFALFGHEYMIPAMFWPTVVLPGILTMLPMAYPFLEARWNKDKKMHHLLQRPRDVPDRTALGAMAVSFYLVLVLSGGNDIIADKFNISLNVMTWAGRIAILLVPPIAYYVTRRICLGLQQHDREVLAHGVETGIIKRLPSGQFVEVHQPLAEGDDHGHGTLDYVGWTVPKKMNRLGALGPAIKGFFFPVEKPAPPTPPQVPPAPDREKIGSSH
- the qcrA gene encoding cytochrome bc1 complex Rieske iron-sulfur subunit, coding for MSAEETTPSGVDLSDPKLTNEQILTEGLRRDDIEIVHYEPQFPVPGTKAERRLERVVAFLFLLAGLAALGFVAVYIWGPWNPDEYPLGASDYNYYTPALGALLGLALTGVGLGVLTYGKKLLPHEIAIQQRHDGPSSDEDRTIAVGTLGFIGNELGIQRRPLIKGALAVTGAGLGAAALAVPLGMLIKDPHKKNEHGLDPYTSTGFNPKYNDGNLVRLVREDYTPIRPEDVSIGGQITAFPGIPHGTSNQFADSPVLVIHLREDDAAELRGHLADYSANALASADDPNSGGMWENIVVYSKICTHAGCPASLYEQQTNKLLCPCHQSQFLITENARPVFGPATRRLPMLPVTVDEEGFLVAKRDFAVSVGPGYWERPNQ
- the qcrC gene encoding cytochrome bc1 complex diheme cytochrome c subunit; translated protein: MTTDTPGGRGLLARLRRASNGAPRRRGRLARRLGSALRLTAALTLAGGLYIAIAPASQAQDVPLSATAQDGKAIYDQSCISCHGRNAQGVTDKGPSLIGVGAAAVEFQVTSGRMPAARQEAQMERKQPMWEGQELVDNSNALAQYIQELGGGPQVPAGNDFAAQGAASANGQGIAKGGELFRINCSSCHAFSAGGGALSSGKFAPSLAESTDRQIYAAMLSGPQNMPVFGDNQLTPEQKMQIIAYVQDLNADHNPGGWGLGRFGPVTEGLAIFLVGIVALVFATLWIAGKS
- the ctaE gene encoding aa3-type cytochrome oxidase subunit III, with product MTAAPAIAKSSIHSLTRPNMVSVGTIVWLSSELMFFAALFAMYFSIRAADYSQWEKHYPVLDIPYALTFTVILVLSSITCQMGVFAAEKGDVHGLRRWFTLTFVMGLIFVLGQANEYRHLVTEGIKINGDGYGSMFYLTTGFHGLHVTGGLIAFLIYMVRTTMGRFTPAQATSAIVVSYYWHFVDVVWIALFFMIYLLERMAGLS
- a CDS encoding cytochrome c oxidase assembly protein yields the protein MHVEYPAGVPQIVEITALTSAGMPEPFTVASILTQTRVDGWLAAGLLIVAACYLYGVHRLRLRGDSWPIARTIFFLGPGLGSIALVTLSGIGAYDTTMVSVHMVQHMVLGMVAPIFLALGAPVTLALRTLPVRPRRVLLAGVHSRVAKVIAFPLVAFGIFVANPFVLYFTGLYEVTLRTPWLHEAMHAHFIATGCLFFWPLLGLDPLPGRWPHPGRALLMLLSVPFHTILGLTIMQQTVLLGGDYYPSLGLSWLDPAADQQLAGGILWAGGEVVSVTMLGVLVAQWMRHSEREARRIDRQLDREEEAAQRENAATPLPAQAPEYDQRATAIPRGER